In Candidatus Manganitrophus noduliformans, the sequence TTATAAAAACAGAGAGATTGCCCAAAAACTTGGAATCAGCGCCAAAACAGTTGAGACACATCGAGCCAATATCATGAACAAACTAGCCCTTCGAAACGTCGCGGAATTGATCCTCTATTGTTTTCGAAAAGGCTTAATCACGATAGAAAAAGAGGAAAAGATATAGTTTTTAATATTCGATACCCCTCTGTCATCCTTAAAAACAATTACTTGG encodes:
- a CDS encoding response regulator transcription factor; its protein translation is MVEKRALTKREREIICHVADGYKNREIAQKLGISAKTVETHRANIMNKLALRNVAELILYCFRKGLITIEKEEKI